CGCCGCACGACCTGCAGCAGTTCAGGCAAGGGCTTGGGTTTGTCCAGAACAGCATGGACTTTGTTCAGGCGGCATTCTTCGTCCACATCCGCCGAGCGAAAAGCCGTCAGCAGGATGACCTTGGTCCAGGGATAACGTTCGTAGATCTCTTCGATCAGGCTCAATCCCTCGGCCCGATCCACGCCACTGAGGCGAAGATCGGTGATGACCAGGTCATAGCGGTAGTTGGCCAACAATGCCTGAGCGGCGGCCAGTTCCTGGGCCCTGTCCACCACGTAGCCGTGGGCCTCCAGAAAATCTGCCATGGAGTTCAGAATGGTTTCCTCGTCGTCTACCAGCAGTATCTGTTGCGGCATAACTGGGTCGTGCTCCGTTTCAAGGCC
The Terriglobales bacterium genome window above contains:
- a CDS encoding response regulator — protein: MPQQILLVDDEETILNSMADFLEAHGYVVDRAQELAAAQALLANYRYDLVITDLRLSGVDRAEGLSLIEEIYERYPWTKVILLTAFRSADVDEECRLNKVHAVLDKPKPLPELLQVVRRILGGEK